A single genomic interval of Nodosilinea sp. PGN35 harbors:
- a CDS encoding ester cyclase: MFIQTFFPKRQQQTAQATAAAHKALARQFCTATWGQGNLAAVDRFTSPDFIIDYPILPAPLDRDGFKAWLSDVHTAFPDLQLTITDAIAEADKVALCWTVEGTNTGPIGLLNLAATGKSVHYTGILIYRIVNGRIVEERGEEDALGLFKQLGLLG; the protein is encoded by the coding sequence ATGTTTATTCAAACCTTTTTCCCCAAGCGTCAGCAGCAAACCGCTCAAGCCACTGCCGCTGCCCACAAAGCTCTGGCGCGCCAGTTTTGTACGGCCACCTGGGGCCAGGGCAACCTGGCTGCCGTTGACCGGTTCACCAGCCCTGACTTCATCATTGACTACCCGATCTTGCCTGCCCCCCTCGATCGCGATGGGTTTAAGGCCTGGCTGAGCGATGTGCACACCGCATTCCCTGATCTGCAGCTGACAATTACCGATGCGATCGCAGAAGCCGACAAAGTAGCGCTCTGCTGGACGGTCGAAGGCACCAACACTGGCCCCATTGGCCTGCTCAACCTGGCCGCCACGGGCAAATCAGTCCACTACACCGGCATTTTGATTTACCGCATTGTCAACGGCCGCATTGTCGAAGAGCGCGGCGAAGAAGATGCCCTCGGTCTGTTTAAGCAACTGGGCCTGCTGGGGTAG
- a CDS encoding homocysteine S-methyltransferase family protein: MPQSTPLPQLADRIFLTDGGMETTFIFHQGIDLPHFAAFDLLKTAEGYQAIANYFRTYLDFAVEQQVGFILESPTWRANPDWGSRLGYSTEELATANREAIALLHLLRQAYATPDTPIVVSGCIGPRGDGYSVSTAMTVAEAEAYHRPQIQAFAEAGADLASAFTMNYVQEATGIVRTAQAVGLPVVISFTVETDGHLPSGQSLREAIAQVDAATDGGPVYYMINCAHPTHFAEILAPGEPWVQRIRALRANASTLSHAELDEAETLDDGNPAELGQQYRDLREQFPQITILGGCCGTDFRHVQAIAKACLPIAWAHLNQNPLAAIGV, translated from the coding sequence ATGCCCCAATCCACCCCCCTGCCCCAACTCGCCGATCGCATCTTCCTCACCGACGGCGGCATGGAGACCACTTTTATATTTCACCAGGGCATTGACCTGCCCCACTTCGCCGCCTTTGACCTGCTGAAAACCGCCGAGGGCTACCAGGCAATCGCCAACTACTTTCGCACCTACCTCGACTTTGCTGTGGAGCAACAGGTGGGCTTCATTCTCGAGAGCCCCACCTGGCGGGCCAACCCCGACTGGGGCAGCCGCCTGGGCTACTCGACGGAGGAACTGGCCACGGCGAATCGAGAGGCGATCGCCCTGCTGCACCTGCTGCGCCAGGCCTACGCCACCCCCGACACCCCGATTGTGGTCAGCGGCTGCATTGGCCCCCGGGGCGATGGCTACAGCGTCAGCACCGCCATGACCGTGGCCGAAGCTGAGGCCTACCACCGTCCCCAAATCCAGGCCTTTGCTGAAGCCGGGGCCGACCTGGCCAGCGCCTTCACCATGAACTATGTGCAGGAGGCGACAGGCATTGTCCGCACCGCCCAGGCGGTGGGGCTGCCCGTGGTGATCTCTTTCACGGTAGAGACCGATGGCCACCTGCCCAGCGGGCAAAGTCTGCGGGAGGCGATCGCCCAGGTGGATGCCGCCACCGACGGCGGGCCAGTCTACTACATGATCAACTGCGCCCACCCCACCCACTTTGCCGAGATTCTTGCCCCCGGCGAGCCCTGGGTGCAGCGCATCCGCGCCCTGCGGGCCAATGCCTCTACCCTCAGCCACGCTGAGCTGGATGAGGCCGAAACCCTGGACGACGGCAACCCCGCCGAACTGGGCCAGCAGTACCGCGATCTGCGCGAGCAATTCCCCCAGATCACCATTCTGGGCGGCTGCTGCGGCACCGACTTTCGCCACGTGCAGGCGATCGCCAAGGCCTGTCTACCCATCGCCTGGGCGCACCTGAACCAAAACCCGCTGGCGGCGATCGGCGTGTAA
- a CDS encoding glycosyltransferase family 4 protein: MHIAWLGKKSPFCGNVTYGREVTNALLERGYRVTFLHFAQSQDGHSRGSSTERSQEVPLPFLFKSQILTIPSLKSGKLLTEALERLRPDLVHASLTLSPLDFRLPEICAELNIPLVATFHPAFDRRVRSLTSGTQHLTYQLYAPCLAHYDRVIVFSDLQRDLLIKLGVPPATLVVIPNGVDTRRYSPGPSAVKADLYARQLFVYQGRISLEKNVEALLRGWRQAEMGPNCKLAIVGSGPLEASLKRYYGDEDDIIWLGYLANEQRRIDILRAADGFILPSLVEGLSLSLLEAMACGTACIATDAGADGEVLADGAGIVLDTQRVSSQLQTILPILRDHPEITQLLGHKARERALQRYTLDGNISSLERLYSEVTAEQRLMCGQRA; the protein is encoded by the coding sequence ATGCACATCGCGTGGCTTGGCAAAAAATCGCCCTTTTGCGGCAACGTCACCTATGGCCGGGAGGTCACAAACGCGTTGCTGGAGCGCGGCTATCGAGTTACCTTTCTGCATTTTGCCCAATCCCAGGACGGCCACAGCAGAGGCAGCTCCACGGAGCGATCGCAGGAAGTGCCGCTCCCCTTTCTGTTCAAGTCGCAGATTCTCACCATTCCGTCTCTCAAGTCGGGCAAGCTACTGACGGAAGCTTTAGAGCGGCTGCGGCCCGACCTGGTACATGCTTCGCTAACGCTGTCGCCGCTAGATTTTCGTCTGCCGGAGATCTGCGCCGAGCTAAACATTCCCCTGGTGGCCACCTTTCACCCTGCCTTCGATCGCCGGGTACGCAGCCTGACCTCGGGCACCCAGCACCTCACCTACCAGCTTTACGCTCCGTGCCTGGCCCACTACGATCGCGTCATTGTCTTTTCTGACCTCCAGCGCGACCTGCTGATCAAACTCGGGGTGCCGCCTGCGACCCTGGTGGTGATTCCCAACGGGGTCGATACCCGCCGCTACTCGCCGGGGCCATCGGCGGTCAAGGCCGACCTCTACGCCCGACAGCTGTTTGTCTACCAGGGGCGGATTTCGCTGGAGAAAAATGTAGAGGCCCTGCTGCGCGGCTGGCGACAGGCCGAGATGGGGCCAAACTGCAAGCTGGCGATCGTGGGCAGTGGCCCTCTGGAGGCATCGCTGAAGCGCTACTACGGCGATGAGGACGACATTATTTGGCTGGGCTATCTGGCCAATGAGCAGCGCCGCATCGATATTTTGCGGGCGGCGGACGGGTTTATTTTGCCCTCCCTGGTGGAGGGGCTGTCGCTGTCGCTGCTGGAGGCCATGGCCTGCGGCACCGCCTGTATCGCCACCGACGCCGGAGCCGACGGCGAGGTGCTGGCCGACGGGGCTGGCATTGTGCTCGACACCCAGCGGGTATCGTCGCAGCTGCAAACCATTTTGCCAATTTTGCGCGACCACCCCGAAATCACCCAGTTGTTGGGCCACAAGGCCCGCGAGCGAGCGCTCCAGCGCTATACCCTGGACGGCAATATTTCTAGCCTGGAACGACTCTACAGTGAAGTGACGGCGGAGCAGCGGCTAATGTGCGGTCAGCGGGCCTGA
- a CDS encoding MFS transporter has product MESDNGFGAVFQNRNFLILWAGQLFSQLADKVYLVLMIAIIAARFETPGQTISGWVAAVMIAFTVPAVLFGALAGVFVDRWRKRPVLVWSNLLRGGLVIALPLGIWLTTGWGAVLGLPVAFWLLLLITFLISTLTQFFAPAEQSMIPLIVAEGDLLSANSLYTTTMMASVIVGFAVGEPLLALADRLMLALGITNNGPAILVGLSYLMAGLCLMTMAPGTENLSAAHEDLSQFWADIKDGLRYLGQQVQVRVAIIQLVLLSSVFAALAVLAVRLAEMIPAIKASQFGFLLAAGGLGLGLGAVLVGNFGPRFPRRFLSLWGALGMGVCLIALAWTTQQLWASMAIIAILGLCGAFVGIPMQTLIQEKTPEAMRGKVFGLQNNMVNIALSLPLALASVVEARLGLANVFVGMGALVGLGGVVTWYIADTALRKTQAPS; this is encoded by the coding sequence GTGGAGTCCGACAACGGCTTTGGCGCTGTTTTTCAAAACCGCAACTTTTTAATTTTGTGGGCGGGTCAGCTTTTTTCCCAACTGGCCGACAAAGTGTACCTGGTGCTGATGATTGCCATCATTGCGGCTCGGTTTGAAACCCCAGGTCAAACCATCAGCGGCTGGGTGGCGGCGGTGATGATTGCCTTTACTGTTCCAGCGGTGCTGTTTGGGGCGCTGGCGGGGGTGTTTGTCGATCGCTGGCGCAAGCGCCCGGTGCTGGTGTGGTCTAACCTGCTGCGGGGAGGACTGGTAATTGCCCTGCCCCTGGGCATTTGGCTGACGACGGGCTGGGGTGCGGTGCTGGGGCTGCCGGTGGCCTTTTGGCTACTGCTGCTGATCACGTTTTTGATCTCTACCCTGACGCAGTTTTTTGCCCCAGCCGAGCAGTCAATGATTCCGCTGATTGTGGCGGAGGGGGACTTGCTGTCGGCTAACTCTCTCTACACCACAACGATGATGGCTTCGGTAATTGTGGGGTTTGCGGTGGGAGAACCGCTGCTGGCCCTGGCCGATCGCCTGATGCTGGCCCTGGGCATTACCAACAATGGCCCGGCCATTTTGGTGGGGTTGAGCTATCTGATGGCCGGGCTGTGCCTGATGACTATGGCCCCTGGCACCGAAAATTTGTCGGCAGCCCATGAAGATTTATCTCAGTTTTGGGCCGACATCAAAGACGGGCTGCGCTACCTGGGCCAGCAGGTGCAGGTGCGGGTTGCAATTATTCAGCTGGTGCTGCTGTCGTCGGTATTTGCGGCCCTGGCGGTGCTGGCGGTACGGCTAGCGGAGATGATTCCGGCCATTAAGGCATCGCAGTTTGGGTTTTTGCTGGCGGCGGGGGGCCTGGGTCTGGGCCTGGGAGCCGTGCTGGTCGGCAATTTTGGCCCGCGCTTTCCTCGCCGCTTTCTCAGCCTGTGGGGTGCCCTCGGCATGGGAGTGTGTTTGATTGCCCTGGCCTGGACGACCCAGCAGCTGTGGGCCTCCATGGCGATTATTGCCATCCTGGGGTTGTGCGGGGCCTTTGTGGGCATCCCGATGCAGACTCTAATTCAAGAAAAGACTCCAGAAGCCATGCGCGGTAAGGTGTTTGGCTTGCAAAACAACATGGTCAATATTGCTCTGAGTCTGCCCCTGGCTCTGGCCAGTGTGGTAGAGGCGCGCCTGGGTTTAGCTAACGTTTTTGTGGGCATGGGTGCCCTGGTAGGTTTAGGGGGAGTTGTAACCTGGTATATTGCCGATACGGCACTGAGAAAGACCCAGGCTCCTAGCTAG
- the recO gene encoding DNA repair protein RecO: protein MSQTYKATGINLKAIPLGETDRLLTILTPDVGLVRAVAPGSRKHQSRLGGRSDLFVINECLVVKGKRLDKLIQAETLRTFPGLSQHLGRLTASQYLAEVVLLMALSDCPQSELFQVFVEHLERLETAAPGAVMAALCHGLYHLLALAGVAPEVHQCTLSRAEIVPNLLDPTWRVEFSTEAGGLVQASSASQVGEGQGRYGKRRPVLLTATDVALLQQLSKPEILSTRSVGRPGGPGAEEEKAGKSQQLWARVERLLREYTQDYFERPIRSAALVDVCLATI from the coding sequence ATGAGCCAAACCTATAAAGCCACAGGCATTAACCTCAAGGCCATCCCCCTGGGGGAGACCGATCGCCTGCTGACCATTCTCACCCCCGATGTCGGGCTGGTGCGCGCCGTCGCGCCAGGATCACGCAAGCACCAGTCGCGGCTGGGGGGCCGCAGCGACCTGTTTGTCATCAACGAGTGCCTGGTGGTCAAGGGCAAGCGCCTCGACAAGCTGATCCAGGCCGAAACCCTGCGCACCTTTCCGGGGCTGAGCCAGCACTTGGGGCGGCTCACCGCCAGTCAGTATCTAGCCGAGGTCGTGCTGCTCATGGCCCTCAGCGACTGCCCGCAGAGCGAGCTGTTTCAGGTTTTTGTGGAACATCTAGAGCGGCTGGAAACGGCAGCTCCAGGCGCGGTCATGGCGGCTCTGTGCCACGGGCTATACCATCTGCTGGCCCTGGCGGGGGTGGCCCCAGAGGTGCACCAGTGTACCCTGAGCCGAGCCGAGATTGTGCCCAACCTGCTCGACCCCACCTGGCGCGTAGAATTTAGCACCGAAGCGGGGGGCCTGGTGCAGGCCAGCAGCGCCAGCCAGGTGGGCGAAGGGCAAGGCCGCTACGGTAAACGGCGACCCGTGCTGCTCACCGCCACAGACGTAGCCCTTCTGCAGCAGCTCAGTAAGCCCGAGATTCTCTCCACTCGCTCGGTGGGCAGGCCTGGGGGGCCAGGGGCTGAAGAGGAGAAAGCCGGAAAAAGTCAGCAGCTATGGGCGCGAGTTGAGCGGCTTCTGCGAGAATATACCCAGGACTATTTTGAACGCCCGATTCGGTCGGCGGCTTTGGTTGATGTCTGTTTAGCTACCATTTAA
- a CDS encoding AIM24 family protein: MADFKIIEREGSRLVKVILNNETVRTESGALHYLRGDITMQSKTPSAGGFLKSLATGENIFRPTYTGTGELYLEPTLSGFHLLDLAGSEWILDRGAYLASDGSVEVSVERNKLVTGLVGGEGLYQTKVNGVGKVVMVAQGPVETVELRREKLVVDGNFAIARSGPLTYRVEKATKSVLGSMTSGEFLVNVFEGTGTVLLAPIPYWQVLMLRQVTAAAAASSAAR, encoded by the coding sequence ATGGCTGACTTCAAAATCATTGAGCGAGAAGGGTCGCGGCTGGTTAAGGTGATTTTAAACAATGAGACGGTGCGCACGGAGTCGGGAGCTCTGCACTATCTGCGCGGCGACATCACCATGCAGTCTAAGACGCCCTCGGCGGGGGGCTTTCTCAAGTCCCTGGCCACCGGAGAAAACATCTTTCGCCCCACCTACACAGGCACCGGAGAGCTATACCTAGAGCCCACCCTCTCGGGCTTTCACCTGCTCGACCTGGCGGGCAGCGAGTGGATTTTAGACCGGGGGGCCTACCTGGCCAGCGACGGCAGTGTCGAAGTGTCGGTGGAGCGCAATAAGCTGGTTACGGGCCTGGTGGGTGGTGAAGGGCTTTACCAGACCAAGGTGAACGGCGTGGGCAAGGTAGTTATGGTCGCCCAGGGGCCGGTGGAAACTGTGGAGCTACGGCGAGAAAAACTGGTGGTGGACGGCAATTTTGCGATCGCCCGCAGTGGCCCCCTCACCTACCGGGTCGAAAAAGCCACCAAATCTGTGCTGGGCTCCATGACCTCGGGGGAGTTTTTGGTCAATGTCTTTGAGGGCACCGGCACCGTGCTGCTGGCCCCAATTCCCTACTGGCAGGTGCTCATGCTGCGCCAGGTGACGGCGGCGGCCGCCGCCTCGAGTGCCGCGCGCTGA
- the pcrA gene encoding DNA helicase PcrA, producing MTDFLALLNPAQRQSVEHYCGPLLVVAGAGSGKTRALTYRIANLVLTHKTDPDNILAVTFTNKAAKEMKERIEVLFAEQDAQARFGKSLSALPEHQQTKLKSQVYKTITKHLWIGTFHALCARILRFDIEKYQHPAGYRWTKNFSIFDESDAQGLVKTIVTQTLNLDDKKFNPRSVRFAISNAKNQNLTPDELEREQPNYRGRVIADVYRHYQKALAENNALDFDDLILMPVHLFQQNEQVLAYWHKRFRHILVDEYQDTNRTQYDLIRLLATNGESIATYKDWNHRSVFVVGDADQSIYSFRAADFTILMNFQDDFGDGLADDDTRTMVKLEENYRSTANILEVANHLIENNTERIDKVLRATRGEGESIYVYRADDETAEADFVVSQIRNLETQHPELNWGAFAILYRTNAQSRAFEEVLTRYSIPYQVVGGLRFYDRREIKDVLAYLRAIANPFDTVSLKRVINVPKRGVGKGTVDKLEQATQTLGGIPLWEILSDDTSVKTLAGRSARGVLEFAEIIKKYRQGIDEQKGSEIIQGVLEDSGYLAALKAEGTDEADDRFGNVQELYNAVLQFEEENVDDPSLLAFLSNASLASDMDDNKEGKNAVSLMTLHSSKGLEFPVVFLVGVEQGLFPNHRSLEDPAALEEERRLCYVGITRARERLFISHARERRLYGNREPASPSLFLGELPTDLVTGNSSMSLPQKWSTPIREARKKSEAAAQPGSGAHESDWTVGDVVVHKSYGAGEVTHIFGAGNKICLAIHFQGQGRKIIDPKISALQRAE from the coding sequence ATGACTGACTTTCTCGCCCTCCTCAACCCTGCCCAACGCCAGTCTGTCGAGCACTACTGCGGCCCGCTGCTGGTGGTGGCCGGAGCCGGGTCGGGCAAAACTCGGGCGCTCACCTACCGCATCGCCAACCTGGTGCTCACCCACAAAACCGACCCCGACAACATTCTGGCGGTCACCTTCACCAACAAGGCTGCCAAGGAGATGAAGGAGCGCATTGAGGTGCTGTTTGCCGAGCAGGACGCCCAGGCCCGCTTTGGCAAATCGCTCTCGGCGCTGCCCGAGCACCAGCAGACCAAGCTCAAGTCCCAGGTGTATAAGACCATCACCAAGCACCTGTGGATTGGCACCTTCCACGCCCTCTGCGCCCGCATTTTGCGCTTCGACATTGAGAAGTATCAGCACCCGGCGGGCTACCGCTGGACAAAAAATTTCTCGATTTTTGACGAGTCCGACGCCCAGGGCCTGGTCAAAACCATCGTTACCCAGACCCTGAACCTGGACGACAAGAAGTTCAACCCGCGATCGGTGCGCTTTGCCATCAGCAACGCCAAAAACCAAAACCTGACGCCGGATGAACTGGAGCGCGAGCAGCCCAACTACCGGGGCCGGGTGATTGCCGATGTCTACCGCCACTATCAGAAGGCCCTGGCGGAAAACAACGCCCTCGATTTTGACGATCTAATTCTCATGCCGGTGCATCTGTTTCAGCAGAACGAGCAGGTGCTGGCCTACTGGCACAAACGCTTTCGCCACATTCTGGTGGACGAATACCAGGATACCAACCGCACCCAGTACGACCTGATCCGCCTGCTGGCCACCAATGGCGAGTCTATCGCCACCTACAAAGACTGGAACCACCGCTCGGTGTTTGTTGTGGGGGATGCAGATCAATCAATTTATTCCTTTAGAGCTGCGGATTTCACCATTCTGATGAACTTTCAGGATGACTTTGGCGACGGGCTGGCCGACGACGACACCCGCACCATGGTGAAGCTGGAGGAGAACTACCGCTCCACCGCCAACATTCTCGAAGTCGCGAATCATTTAATTGAAAACAACACCGAGCGCATCGACAAGGTGCTGCGGGCGACCCGGGGCGAGGGCGAGAGCATCTATGTGTACCGGGCCGACGACGAGACCGCCGAGGCCGACTTTGTGGTCAGCCAGATCCGCAACCTGGAGACCCAGCACCCGGAGCTTAACTGGGGCGCGTTTGCCATTCTCTACCGCACCAACGCCCAGTCCCGCGCCTTTGAGGAGGTGCTGACCCGCTACAGCATTCCCTACCAGGTGGTGGGGGGGCTCAGGTTCTACGATCGCCGCGAGATCAAGGACGTGCTGGCGTATTTGAGGGCGATCGCCAATCCCTTCGACACCGTCAGCCTCAAACGGGTGATCAACGTGCCCAAACGGGGCGTGGGCAAGGGTACGGTCGATAAGCTAGAGCAGGCCACCCAAACCCTGGGGGGCATTCCCCTGTGGGAGATTCTCAGCGACGACACCTCGGTGAAGACCCTGGCGGGCCGCTCCGCCAGGGGCGTGCTGGAGTTTGCCGAGATCATCAAAAAGTACCGCCAGGGCATCGACGAGCAAAAGGGGTCTGAGATCATCCAGGGGGTGCTCGAAGACAGCGGCTACCTGGCGGCACTCAAGGCCGAGGGCACCGACGAGGCCGACGATCGCTTCGGCAACGTGCAGGAGCTCTACAACGCCGTCCTCCAGTTTGAGGAAGAAAACGTCGATGACCCCTCCCTGCTGGCCTTTTTGTCTAATGCCTCTTTGGCCTCTGATATGGACGACAATAAAGAAGGCAAAAACGCCGTGTCGCTAATGACCCTGCATTCCTCCAAGGGGCTGGAGTTTCCGGTGGTGTTTTTAGTCGGCGTGGAGCAGGGGCTGTTTCCCAACCACCGCTCCCTGGAAGACCCCGCCGCCCTTGAAGAAGAGCGCCGCCTGTGCTACGTGGGCATCACCCGCGCCCGGGAGCGGTTGTTTATCTCCCACGCCCGCGAGCGCCGCCTCTACGGCAACCGCGAACCCGCCAGCCCGTCGCTGTTTTTGGGCGAGCTGCCCACCGATCTGGTCACCGGCAACAGCTCCATGAGCCTGCCCCAAAAGTGGAGCACCCCCATCCGCGAGGCCCGCAAGAAGAGCGAAGCTGCTGCTCAACCCGGCAGCGGTGCCCACGAGTCTGACTGGACGGTGGGCGATGTGGTGGTGCACAAGTCCTACGGGGCGGGGGAAGTCACCCACATTTTCGGGGCAGGCAACAAGATCTGCCTGGCAATCCACTTCCAGGGCCAGGGGCGCAAAATCATCGATCCCAAGATCTCGGCCCTGCAGCGGGCGGAGTAG
- a CDS encoding tetratricopeptide repeat protein produces the protein MHIYRPQQPLVCTLPQQPQAASARAAAYDSVTGAYTTDDDTLSRLAAAAVKRQQYCEALDLLNQLVERHPQRAMYYSNRGLVYLWVGQPNAALADCDRAISLNPDLDQAYNNRAMAHASLGDLAAALNDYERAIDLNPFNSRARINLGITLRQMGELERALDCFDEALMFHQLPEFIYAERGRTYHLRGDWNCAIADYHRTLTAANLKSGEQVQLLVERVKRWFSELLPQQSWA, from the coding sequence ATGCACATCTACCGCCCCCAACAGCCCCTGGTTTGCACCCTTCCCCAACAGCCCCAGGCAGCCTCAGCTCGTGCGGCAGCCTACGACTCGGTAACTGGGGCCTACACCACCGACGACGACACCCTCAGCCGGTTGGCGGCGGCGGCGGTTAAGCGCCAGCAGTATTGTGAGGCGCTAGACTTGTTAAACCAGCTGGTGGAGCGGCATCCCCAGCGGGCAATGTACTACAGCAATCGGGGGCTGGTGTACCTGTGGGTGGGTCAGCCCAATGCGGCCTTGGCCGATTGCGATCGCGCCATCAGCCTCAACCCAGACCTTGACCAGGCCTACAACAATCGAGCCATGGCCCACGCGTCCCTGGGCGATCTGGCCGCTGCCCTCAACGACTACGAGCGCGCCATTGACCTCAACCCCTTCAACAGCCGCGCCCGCATCAATCTCGGCATTACCCTAAGGCAGATGGGTGAGCTTGAACGGGCCCTAGACTGCTTTGACGAGGCGCTCATGTTCCATCAGCTACCCGAGTTTATCTACGCTGAGCGGGGCCGCACCTACCACCTGCGGGGCGACTGGAACTGCGCGATCGCCGACTACCACCGCACCCTGACGGCCGCAAACCTTAAGTCCGGTGAGCAGGTTCAGCTGTTGGTAGAGCGAGTTAAGCGCTGGTTCTCAGAGTTGCTGCCCCAGCAGAGCTGGGCCTAG
- the tatC gene encoding twin-arginine translocase subunit TatC, whose product MTPPTELETATTELVSPSGAAADLDEVPYDVEMSLFDHLEELRRRIFYSLIAVVIAIVACFWQVKPIVALLEVPAQGVKFLQLSPGEYFFVSFKVAGYSGLVAASPVILYQIVMFVLPGLTRRERRLVGPLVLGSSVLFFAGLLFAYVALIPAALNFFISYGADVVEQLWSIDRYFEFVLLLLFSTGLAFQIPILQMLLGLLGIVNSDQMLKGWRYVLLGAAVLGAVLTPSTDPVTQSLLAGAVLFLYFGGIGLVKAIGR is encoded by the coding sequence ATGACACCGCCCACCGAGCTTGAGACCGCCACCACCGAGCTGGTCAGCCCCTCCGGTGCCGCCGCTGACCTCGACGAAGTTCCCTACGATGTCGAGATGTCGCTGTTTGACCACCTGGAAGAACTGCGGCGGCGGATTTTTTACAGCCTGATTGCTGTGGTGATCGCCATTGTGGCCTGTTTTTGGCAGGTGAAGCCCATTGTCGCCCTGCTGGAGGTGCCCGCCCAGGGGGTGAAATTCTTGCAGCTGTCGCCGGGGGAGTACTTTTTTGTCTCCTTTAAGGTGGCGGGCTACAGCGGCCTGGTGGCGGCTAGCCCGGTTATTCTCTATCAAATAGTCATGTTTGTGCTGCCGGGGCTAACCCGGCGCGAGCGGCGGCTGGTGGGGCCGCTGGTGCTGGGCTCGAGCGTGCTGTTTTTTGCCGGACTGCTGTTCGCTTACGTGGCGCTGATTCCGGCGGCGCTGAACTTTTTTATCAGCTACGGGGCCGATGTGGTCGAGCAGCTGTGGTCGATCGATCGGTACTTTGAGTTTGTGCTGCTGCTGCTGTTTAGCACCGGGCTGGCCTTTCAAATTCCGATTTTGCAGATGCTGCTGGGGTTGCTGGGCATCGTCAATTCCGACCAAATGCTCAAGGGCTGGCGCTACGTGCTGCTGGGGGCGGCGGTGCTGGGGGCAGTGCTCACCCCTTCAACTGACCCGGTGACCCAGAGCCTGCTGGCCGGGGCGGTGCTGTTTCTCTACTTTGGCGGCATTGGTCTGGTGAAGGCGATCGGGCGGTAG
- a CDS encoding RodZ domain-containing protein, with amino-acid sequence MAKLAPTQIEQLQSIGAYLRQVRQEQGLAIDMLANQIFIRPALLQALESGHDAELPEPVFIQGFIRRYAEALGLDGQAIAQEFRVTPVSVLPPADLLERADTNGAAQPEPQLEPQTMAPPPSPRQDRPESRSSLPLVLGLAALAAILGLGAWGLFGRSGVPSRANNDDPAAETASQADSAADSSDPAETAATPGPTEQPEADDSGSSAPLEAPVVVSASLSDRAWLSVIADGTNVYEGVAESGFEETWTAQTSVVFRTGNAGGVELSVNGDRPVVMGASGVVRTVTVTPSSGVESVESP; translated from the coding sequence GTGGCTAAGTTAGCTCCTACCCAGATCGAGCAGCTCCAGAGTATCGGGGCGTACCTGCGCCAGGTGCGTCAAGAGCAGGGGTTAGCCATCGATATGCTGGCCAACCAGATTTTTATTCGCCCAGCCCTGCTACAGGCGTTGGAGTCGGGGCATGATGCTGAGCTACCTGAGCCGGTGTTTATTCAGGGATTTATCCGCCGCTATGCCGAAGCTCTAGGGCTCGATGGTCAGGCCATTGCCCAGGAATTTCGAGTGACGCCAGTTAGCGTGTTGCCTCCGGCAGATCTCCTTGAGCGGGCTGACACCAATGGCGCTGCCCAGCCTGAGCCTCAGCTTGAGCCTCAGACGATGGCTCCACCCCCCTCCCCCCGGCAGGATCGCCCGGAGAGTCGGTCTTCGCTGCCTCTGGTGCTAGGTCTGGCGGCCCTGGCGGCAATTTTAGGGCTCGGTGCTTGGGGTCTATTCGGGCGCAGCGGCGTGCCCTCTCGGGCCAATAACGATGACCCTGCGGCAGAGACAGCCTCACAGGCCGACAGCGCGGCGGACAGTTCTGACCCGGCAGAGACGGCGGCTACTCCTGGGCCGACGGAGCAGCCAGAGGCCGATGACAGCGGTTCCAGCGCCCCCCTGGAAGCCCCGGTGGTGGTGAGTGCCAGCCTGAGCGATCGCGCCTGGCTGAGCGTGATTGCCGATGGCACCAACGTCTACGAAGGCGTGGCTGAGAGCGGTTTTGAGGAAACCTGGACAGCCCAGACCAGCGTGGTGTTTAGAACTGGCAACGCGGGTGGGGTGGAGCTTTCGGTAAATGGCGATCGCCCTGTGGTGATGGGTGCCTCTGGGGTGGTCAGAACCGTGACGGTGACCCCCAGCTCGGGGGTGGAAAGCGTTGAGTCGCCCTAG
- a CDS encoding YciI family protein gives MAKYVMWGSYCENVLEKRAPFREAHLAGLQQQKDAGLLVALGPTTDNARVFGIYEADSEAVVRQTVEGDPYWQNGIWTEYEVYGWNQVF, from the coding sequence ATGGCCAAGTATGTGATGTGGGGCAGCTACTGTGAAAACGTGCTCGAAAAGCGCGCACCCTTTCGTGAGGCCCATCTAGCGGGATTGCAGCAGCAAAAGGACGCGGGCCTGCTGGTGGCGCTCGGCCCGACCACTGACAATGCGCGGGTGTTTGGCATCTACGAGGCCGACAGCGAGGCGGTGGTGCGGCAGACGGTGGAGGGTGACCCCTACTGGCAAAACGGCATCTGGACTGAGTACGAAGTCTACGGCTGGAACCAGGTGTTCTGA